TGCAATTCTGAGTGATACAAGCCGACCCAATGGATTTTATGGTGTACTTTTGAATTGAAAGTCCTGTaactgcagcagtttgtgtCTGACCTCTGACATGACAGGCAGGTTGTCATGAGGAAGCAGCCACATGGTTCGGTGGCCCTTGGTTCTCTGTCTCTGGAGGAGCTTCCTCAGCAACCTTTTCACCTTCCGGTCTCTGGGGTCGGCACATTTCACCGCCTTCTTCGTGTAAAGACTACGAGAAACCAACGGAATTCTTTTAACATGACACAGGATTAAAGTAAAACGTTCTGCTgaaggaaaaggaagaaaactccaaatTTTAATCCTCCTCATCTATAGAAGCACAAGAAAGAAAACCTGATTCAGGAATAAGATGTTGGACAGCAAAGATGTGTGTCAGACGTTGCAGAGAGTTTGGCCCAAATTGCAAGGAGCAGGTGATGAGAGCTGACAATGTTTTTCCTGGCATAAAGAAGAACAAACTGAGGGAGGAAAGTTGACAGAAATCCGCAGAGAGGACCAAAAGCAACTCTTGTATCCACTGAATAAGAATGCCATGTTTTTGTTAGCTCTCCATTCCCCTGCTACATCAGATTTCTCCGACCTGCTGGAAACAATAGGTATCACAATGTAGTTTACTTAACTAAACCCTGCTGTTCTGACTGACTGGCTGCGGCAGGGCTCAGCTGGCTCGGAAGGTATTTTCAGATGGCTTGTTATTCCCACATATTTCCTTTCTTACTTCCCTGGCAATTACAGCTCCGAGGCCTGCCATAACAACATGACCTGGAAAGATGACAATGCCTCTCAGCCCCAGCTCTGCCCTCCTCTAACGAGAGGCATATTTTCCATGCCTGCAGATTGCTTTGTGCTCTTTAGCTCCAGGAGTGGATAGCTGAAATACTTGCATGATGGCTTGTATACTGCAGTCGGGCCCCTCCGTCTGCACCTCAAACCGCAACACGTCTTTGGTACGCACCTTGCCGTGGGAGTACAGCATGCAGCACTGGACATCCCTCTGCATCTGCACGCCTTTAGCTGgggaaacaaaagagacaaacggggggaaaaaagagtGAGCCGAGGGAAAGCACGCTTACGTTTCCTGGTGTCAGATTCAGTTAATCATGTTGGCTTATTGCTTTCTGTTTCACACTTTTGattatattttactttgtgaggCCACACCAGAGTGAGTCTTTCAAGTGAGAACAGGACTGAAGCTGCAACGTCATACCAGCTGCAAAGGTCTTGCACATTGATAGAGCTACATCATTTTCTgttcatatttactgtatttcatgATCATTTTTAAACCTTGCAAAGTCAAGATGCTCATATTCCTTCTGAAGAAGATCTCAGCAGAACTAAAACAAAATCATACAGCTGCAaaggttttgcacattattGTCCTGTATTAGagcaacagaaacatttttgattcATATTTAGTGCATGTAAATGTCTTACTTAAACTCTTAAAAGTCAATAATCATGATATTTATTCTGAAGTGAGAGCAGGAATGaagaaatatcatgacagctgccAAACTTTTACATGTTATTCTACATTATTAGAGCAACAGAAACACTTCTGAGTGCATTTCCTGATCATTTTTCAACCTTGTAAAGTCAACATGCTGATACTTTTTCTGAAGTGAGAACAGGACTAAGCAAAATCATACCAGCTGCACATTATTAGAGCAACAGAAACgtttctgattaatatttaGTGCATTTCATGATCATTTTCAAACCCTGCTAAGTCAATTTTCTGATATTCCTTCTGAGGTGAGAGCAGGACTAAAGCAAAAATCATACCACCTGCTAAAGGTTTGCACATTATTGCACATCATCAGAAATAACCTCATTAACAGAAACATTTTGCATTCATATGGAGtgcatgtaattattttttttaaaccttgcAAAGTCAATATTCTGATATTCTGTCTGCAGTGAGAACAACACTAAAGCAACATCACAGCAGCTGCAAAAGTTTTGCACATTAATGCACAACATTAGagcaacagaaacattttggatCCATATTTAGTGCATTAATCATCATTTTCAAACCCTGCAAGTCAATATTCTGCTTTGTGCAAAGACTGAGTGTTTTGGGAGCTCttgcagacagaaaataaagattatCTGTTCTGCAGAACGTGCACATGCTCTCTAGTTACACATACACATGCTCGGATATGGACGCACATATACACACTAGAATGCCAGAGGAATTACAATGGCATCCCGTTGTGCTGAGAAACATGCTGCCATGCCAGTGAAACGAGAGAAAGTGAGAggagtggtgtgtgtgtttgtttgtgtgcagggtTTTCGCCGCGACGTCTCTCCATCCAAAGCAAATctgtaaacaaattaaagtgTGATGTGAAGCAGCAGGAGCAATCAGAGCCACAAAATAGGACAGTGCTGGCTTTGTTGTGCCACACATGATTTTGAATCCATCCTCAGCGCACTTCCAGCGCTCCCACTACCTCTGAGAAAACAGACGACACCATCACGCAGCCCTGACACAGTTGCTTGTGATTTCAGATGCTCGTCCTGCTGCCCTCTCTGTTTACATCCatgcctccctccctctgttcctgctgctgctgctactgctgctatCCCCTCTTTCCCTTCTTCTTTCCCTTTTCTGTTTTCGCCATCGCTCCCccccctcgctctctctctttttgctACCCTGTCCACCTGCAGAGTGCATGCAAAGccatgcaacacacacacactcacatatatGGAAAGTATGGATGTGTCCTACCTTCTACAGATGCCAGGAAGATAACAGTCAGAGAGATAACAGTCAACATCTGCAGCATGAACATGATGAGGCTGGCAGAGAGGAGGATAATCTACTCTGTCACCTCTCCCTCTATGGCTGCCTCTCTTATATgactccctccctctctttatACCTCCCTGCCcatctctcactcactcactttcACCacctctctttttctgtcttacCGTCTTCCCCTCCCACCCCCTCCTCTGTTTATCCATTTTCAGCCATTCTCACGCTCAACTAAACTCCCCTCCCTCgttttctttcacattcatCTCACCTCTCACTCATTTCTCCCTCCTTGTCTCCTCGCTCAGGATGCCAAgcctcatttgtctcatttgagGCTTTAAAATTCCTCCTTTCGTCCTGTTACTTTTCTCGTCTTTGGTTGCATTTTTCTACCAGATCAAAGGAGCTAAGAAGGAATCCCCATGTGGCTTTCACATGTACTGTGCTCTCATGATCGGTCCAGTTATTTGacacaaaatatattttctaaaacaaaaataatcttCAATTAAGTGCGGTTTGCAGCTGTGTAATGTAGTTGTGGAAACTCTCGGTGAACTGTAGGTGTGTCTGACTTGTGCATCTGAATCAGTtttgcagcagagttatgttcTCTGTGAGATTCCAGACAAAATGCCAAACACACCTAGAAACTATGATAAACTGCATTCATTAAATCGGCTTAACCCCGAATGTCAACATGCATAAATGAATCATGGTTTCAAAACATCTGCTGTAGGTATTTACCGGTATCGTACATGTTTTTCTTGTACCATTAAAAGTGAACTACAATTGAGCTTTTGTTGTTACAGATTTTGGAAGCACCACCTGCAAAAAGTCTCAGATAAGCCAACAGTTCTTGtgaaacatttgttttcttttctcttgatTTCATGCCTTGCATTTTGTGGGTTGTAGAtttgtttttccacatattGTCTTTATAGTTACATAAACAATGTTA
This region of Acanthochromis polyacanthus isolate Apoly-LR-REF ecotype Palm Island chromosome 4, KAUST_Apoly_ChrSc, whole genome shotgun sequence genomic DNA includes:
- the ccl44 gene encoding chemokine (C-C motif) ligand 44, translated to MFMLQMLTVISLTVIFLASVEAKGVQMQRDVQCCMLYSHGKVRTKDVLRFEVQTEGPDCSIQAIILYTKKAVKCADPRDRKVKRLLRKLLQRQRTKGHRTMWLLPHDNLPVMSEDKKDNWAVLNVE